The following is a genomic window from Theobroma cacao cultivar B97-61/B2 chromosome 10, Criollo_cocoa_genome_V2, whole genome shotgun sequence.
GGTTTACTATTTTTTTCCACAAACAATCTTGCTTTGAAAGCTTTTTGTGATTCAGATTGGGGAGGATGTCGTGCCACAAAGAAGTCAGTTACGGGATACTGTGTTTACCTTTGAAATTCCTTTATCTCATGGAAGTCTAAGAAACAAACCAATGTTTCTAGATCATCAACAGAAGCCGAATATCAAGCTATGGCTAACACATGTTTGGAGCTGACTTGGCTACGCTATATATTACAAGATTTAAAGGTCCCACAAGTAGCTCCTACACTGTTATTCTATGATAATCAAGTAGCTTTGCACATTGTAGGGAATCCCGTTTTTCGTTAACAtacaaagcacattgaaataaATTGTCACATAATTCAAGAAAACTACAAGCCAAAATGATTAGGCCTTTATATGTACCAACGCGCTTCCAATCAGCAGATGTATTTACAAAAGCCTTGGGAAAAGATCAATTTGTGACACCATGTAACAAGTTGGCACTTAATGACATTAACTCTCCAACTTGAGGGTGAATGTTAAGAAATGAAATTGTaatattttctatatatttattttcctaAGTTATTGTAAATCAAATTTCACTAAAAGTGGGTCACGGATTCTAAGACTTAAAATTAGGTAAAATTAAGTGAAATATATGTGTATAGATTTTTATATTCTGTTAATGATAAACACATTCAACCAACTCCCTATTATTCCTTCTCCAAATCTGctgtttattttcttaagaaCTTGAATTAAACAATCCTGATCCAAGCGTTGACTTAAAAGGCTAAAACCGTGTGTCATTACCATTTTTGCTAGGAAGTTTCTTTGACAAAGACAACTCCACCAACCAGGCAAGCACTATGGTACGTACAAGCAGATTTGGTCTCACAAAAGCAGAGTTTATGGGGCTTGCGTGTTTGACCAACTTAGGGAATTTTTCTTACTCGGTAATTTCCTTGGACGCTCGAAGGGGCAGGGGATTTCCATTCCTGTCAAGAACCCTGACCACTCCCTCTTTATTACTTGTTCTACATCTccattattattgtaaattggCTCTCCTGATATGGATGAAAGCTTGAGGAGGGCTGCTCAAGAAGGAAATATTGTTGAATTATATGCATCAATCCGAAGAAATGGAGATGTTTTGAGGCACATAGATGAGATGGAGTTCGTTGACACTCCATTACACATAGCCGCAGCTCAAGGGTGCATTGATTTTGCAATGGAGATAATGATCTTAAAGCCCTCGTTAGCTAAAAAGCTAAACCAAGAAGGCTTTAGTCCCATTCACCTTGCAGTGGAAAATGGGCATAAAGAGTTGGCGGTACATCTCATGCAAAATGATAAAAGTCTTGTCCGTGTCAAAGGGAGGAAGGGTGAGACTCCTTTACACTATGCAATAACTAAAGAACAAAACCTTGATCTCTTGGCGAGATTTC
Proteins encoded in this region:
- the LOC18586210 gene encoding serine/threonine-protein phosphatase 6 regulatory ankyrin repeat subunit C isoform X3; its protein translation is MDESLRRAAQEGNIVELYASIRRNGDVLRHIDEMEFVDTPLHIAAAQGCIDFAMEIMILKPSLAKKLNQEGFSPIHLAVENGHKELAVHLMQNDKSLVRVKGRKGETPLHYAITKEQNLDLLARFLEACPECIRDMTTTNRTALHIATESNRLEALQLLCRMLWKSDDCGDVVNQKDRNGDTALHMAARNNQSQEHQAFDISCENECPRL